The following proteins come from a genomic window of Aequorivita marisscotiae:
- a CDS encoding Rid family detoxifying hydrolase: MKKIISTVHAPAPIGPYNQAVLKGNMLYTSGQIAIDPKTGNLITDNIKTETKLVMENLKAILTEAGMTFENVLKSSIFISDMNNFSQINEVYATYFNEATAPARETVEVANLPKFVNVEISVIASL; this comes from the coding sequence ATGAAAAAGATAATTTCTACTGTCCACGCCCCTGCTCCAATCGGACCTTATAACCAAGCCGTTTTAAAAGGAAATATGCTTTATACTTCCGGCCAAATTGCCATAGATCCAAAAACTGGAAATTTAATAACAGACAATATTAAAACCGAAACCAAACTGGTGATGGAAAATTTAAAAGCAATTTTAACCGAAGCGGGAATGACTTTTGAAAACGTCTTGAAATCCAGTATATTCATTAGCGATATGAATAATTTTAGCCAAATCAATGAGGTGTACGCTACCTATTTTAACGAAGCCACTGCTCCCGCCCGCGAAACAGTTGAAGTGGCAAACCTTCCAAAATTTGTAAATGTGGAGATTTCGGTGATCGCTTCACTTTAA
- a CDS encoding putative LPS assembly protein LptD, with amino-acid sequence MTVSNIEPNLQNNSISALQTNGHYLTIFLTILLLCSAVLHAQDIPPKNEANLPKTTPEDTLKVNLKPVLEEANELVQDTVKTDSIKPPKETLTNIVDYYGEDYVLLNRKENKVYMYNNAYIIYGDMRIDAGLIILDYNKNEVYAKGIDSAGVYSQRPVFVQATNKVEPDSIRYNFDSEKALVFNSRTDQNGFRVISEVTKKVNDSVVYLRNVKFTTSKNIDDPEYYFYTRKAKFVPKKKIVTGLTNMFIADVPTPVGLPFAYFPLTEDRTSGFIIPSFGDNNSRGFFLQNGGYYFAISEYLDFSLLGDYYTNGSYALRGETSYSLRYKFRGNVSARFEKLIDEERGFPGFGERSIYNIRWSHSQDPKSSPNSRFSASVNIGSSKYFSESINQTNNASALVNTLSSSVSYSKTFEGEPQVNLSLAATHSQNTKTQAISMSLPNLNVNVSRIYPFAPKDGTKKGIIENINFQYDVTAENRIQTTDSLFFKPEMFNSAQIGAQHNIPLTTNFKIFKYLSASAGTNYRETWVLKSTRKRFDETINNGLGGVVQDTVAGFESYRTYNFSTSLGTTLYGLFNFGNDKKIQAIRHVVRPSIGYNINPAFDRYYDEFIIPQTADEAAQVVEYSRFENTLYGAPSKIYSSSIGMSLSNTFEAKMRDRDTTAVEPKKVTLLNNLNFSTAYNLAGDSLQWSPLQFTGSIPIIPKLDFNFSGSLDPYALDNNNNKIDVFNINNGGSLFRLTNANVSINYSFSSKDFDGSGKKDLDRIDNETFRNGGRPDDLFGEATDIYDGQIYNEDDDDQELDKTNVEWYNYTIPWDMRLAYTITYGNSQRQNEISSQSLMVSTNMELAPRWTVGVSSGYDFKNKGVTLTQFRFQRDLESWQMSFNWTPIGSINTAWYFFIGIKSSVLSDIKYDKRRESDKRL; translated from the coding sequence TTGACCGTTTCAAATATTGAGCCAAATCTACAAAATAATAGCATCAGCGCATTGCAGACCAACGGGCATTACTTAACAATCTTTTTAACAATACTGCTACTTTGCAGTGCAGTTTTGCATGCGCAGGACATTCCGCCAAAGAATGAGGCCAACCTTCCAAAAACTACTCCGGAAGACACTCTTAAGGTAAATTTAAAACCTGTTTTAGAAGAAGCTAATGAATTGGTACAGGATACTGTAAAGACCGATTCTATAAAACCGCCAAAAGAAACATTAACGAATATTGTAGATTATTACGGCGAAGATTACGTATTGCTGAACCGAAAGGAAAACAAAGTATATATGTATAACAATGCTTATATAATCTACGGTGATATGCGCATTGATGCAGGATTAATAATTCTGGATTACAACAAAAACGAAGTTTATGCCAAAGGAATAGACAGTGCTGGCGTTTACAGCCAACGTCCCGTTTTTGTTCAGGCAACAAACAAGGTAGAACCAGATTCCATTCGCTATAATTTTGATTCGGAAAAAGCTTTAGTTTTTAATAGCCGAACAGATCAGAATGGTTTTAGGGTAATTTCCGAAGTCACCAAAAAAGTAAATGATTCGGTTGTTTATTTGCGAAATGTGAAGTTTACTACCTCAAAAAACATAGACGATCCCGAATATTATTTCTATACTCGAAAAGCAAAATTTGTTCCTAAAAAGAAAATTGTTACGGGTCTTACCAATATGTTTATTGCAGATGTTCCTACGCCTGTAGGTCTGCCTTTTGCGTATTTTCCGCTAACTGAAGACCGAACCTCGGGTTTTATCATTCCGTCTTTTGGAGATAATAACAGCAGGGGCTTTTTTCTTCAAAACGGTGGATATTATTTTGCTATAAGTGAATATTTAGACTTTAGCTTGCTGGGAGATTATTACACAAACGGAAGTTACGCGCTGCGGGGAGAAACTTCTTATTCCCTGCGATATAAATTTAGAGGAAACGTTAGTGCGCGATTTGAAAAACTAATAGACGAAGAAAGAGGTTTTCCCGGTTTTGGCGAACGAAGTATTTACAACATTAGATGGTCGCATTCACAAGATCCGAAGAGTAGCCCTAACTCTCGTTTTTCGGCTTCGGTAAATATTGGTAGCAGTAAATATTTTTCAGAATCTATTAACCAAACCAATAATGCCAGTGCTTTGGTAAACACTTTGAGTTCTTCTGTTTCATATTCCAAAACCTTTGAAGGCGAGCCACAGGTTAATCTTTCGCTGGCCGCAACACATTCGCAGAATACAAAAACGCAGGCTATATCAATGTCTTTGCCCAATTTAAATGTAAATGTATCACGAATTTATCCTTTCGCACCAAAAGATGGCACCAAAAAAGGAATTATTGAAAACATCAATTTTCAGTACGATGTAACGGCCGAAAATAGAATTCAGACTACCGATTCACTTTTCTTTAAACCCGAAATGTTCAACAGTGCGCAAATTGGGGCACAGCACAATATTCCGTTGACGACCAATTTTAAAATTTTTAAGTATTTAAGTGCTTCCGCGGGAACTAATTACCGTGAAACCTGGGTATTAAAAAGCACTCGAAAACGATTTGATGAAACCATAAACAATGGTTTGGGAGGCGTTGTACAAGATACTGTTGCCGGATTTGAAAGCTACAGAACCTATAATTTTTCCACCAGTCTAGGAACTACGCTATACGGTCTTTTTAACTTTGGAAACGATAAAAAAATTCAAGCCATTCGCCACGTAGTTCGCCCATCAATTGGTTATAACATTAACCCTGCTTTTGACAGGTATTACGACGAATTTATAATCCCGCAAACCGCCGATGAAGCTGCACAAGTAGTGGAGTATTCGCGGTTTGAAAATACGCTTTATGGCGCTCCGAGCAAGATTTACTCCAGCAGCATCGGGATGTCGCTTAGCAATACTTTTGAAGCAAAAATGCGCGATCGCGATACTACTGCCGTGGAGCCAAAAAAAGTAACTTTATTAAACAATTTAAACTTTTCAACAGCTTATAATCTCGCAGGCGATTCCCTACAATGGAGTCCGCTTCAATTTACGGGCAGTATTCCTATAATTCCAAAGTTGGATTTTAACTTCAGCGGAAGTTTAGATCCGTATGCATTAGACAACAACAATAATAAAATAGACGTTTTTAATATTAACAACGGCGGAAGTCTCTTCAGATTAACAAATGCCAACGTGAGTATAAATTATTCGTTCTCCAGCAAGGATTTTGACGGTAGCGGAAAAAAAGATTTAGATAGAATAGACAATGAAACCTTTCGAAACGGGGGGCGTCCCGACGATCTTTTTGGAGAGGCTACCGATATTTACGACGGGCAAATTTACAACGAAGACGACGACGACCAAGAATTAGATAAAACAAATGTAGAGTGGTATAATTACACTATTCCGTGGGATATGCGGTTGGCGTACACCATTACTTATGGCAATAGTCAGCGGCAGAATGAAATTTCCAGTCAATCGCTAATGGTTAGCACCAATATGGAATTGGCGCCGCGTTGGACCGTTGGGGTATCTTCGGGCTACGATTTTAAGAACAAAGGCGTTACCTTAACGCAATTCCGTTTTCAGCGCGACCTCGAAAGCTGGCAGATGAGTTTTAACTGGACGCCCATTGGTAGTATAAACACCGCGTGGTATTTCTTTATAGGAATAAAATCTTCGGTGCTTAGCGATATTAAATACGATAAACGAAGAGAAAGCGATAAGAGGTTGTAA